Within the Nitrospinaceae bacterium genome, the region TTATGGCACTATTTAGCCTGGGCGCAATTGCGCTTTTGATCACTCTTTATATTTTTCGCCAGGGTGGGATGACCACCTCTCCTGAGGGCTTGGCAAAATTAACATCCCCTATTTTGTTCCAGCAGGCGTGTTCCCAGTGCCACGGCAAAAACGGCGAAGGTGTGAAAAGTCTCACCCCGCCGCTCAAGGGCCGTGGCCTACCAATGGCCTACGTTAGATTACAAATTTATAAAGGAAGTCAGAAAATGCCGGCGTTTCCATTTATTAAGGGCGAAACGCTGGATCGGTTGGCGAAATATGTCACAGAGTTAAAGTAGGTGTTATTTCTTTCAAACTAAAGGGAGATTTTGAAATGCAGAAAATCATACTTAAGTTGAAAGTTTTCCCCCTACTCATATTTCTATTTGTTCTTGCGCAGCCCCCCGTCACGATAGCCGCAGAATTGTACTTCGTTGATGCACATAGCCAGATGGATGATGGTGTCGATCAAAAAACGGTCATTAAATT harbors:
- a CDS encoding cytochrome c, whose protein sequence is MNKILMALFSLGAIALLITLYIFRQGGMTTSPEGLAKLTSPILFQQACSQCHGKNGEGVKSLTPPLKGRGLPMAYVRLQIYKGSQKMPAFPFIKGETLDRLAKYVTELK